A single window of Methylobacterium nodulans ORS 2060 DNA harbors:
- a CDS encoding NAD(+) synthase — protein MFRSLYQHGFARVAACVGQSHIAEPAANVAEVLALARRCHDQGVAVAVFPELCLSAYAIEDLLLQETLLDGVEAAVATLAEGTRDLLPLLVVGAPLRHGHRVYNTAVMLHRGRVLGVVPKSYLPNYREFYEKRHFAPGAGITGETIRLAGAAIPFGTDLLFAAEDLPGLVIGVDVCEDMWIPVPPGALAALAGATVLVNLSGSPITIGRAESRKLLCQSSSVRCLSAYIYAAAGPGESTTDLAWDGQTAIYEDGTLLAESERFPDGPQVTVADIDLDRLRQERAQMGSFDDNARAVLGERPWRRIAFTVAPPRHDLGLARTVERFPFVPADPARLAQDCYEGYNIQVAGLAQRLRAIRTSKVVIGISGGLDSTHALIVAAKAFDRLGLPRTNILTYTMPGFATSAETKGNAHRLMASLGTTATELDIRPAARQMLTDMGHPFGRGEPVYDVTFENVQAGLRTDFLFRLANQNDAIVVGTGDLSELALGWCTYGVGDQMSHYAVNAGVPKTLIQHLIRWVVSSGQFDAAVNRTLEAILATEISPELVPVEEGGQIQSTEARIGPYALQDFNLFYTLRFGYRPSKIAFLACHAWEDASRGPWPPGFPDERRGAYALPEIRAWLKVFLRRFFGFSQFKRSALPNGPKVAAGGALSPRGDWRAPSDGNAAAWLAELERNVPEA, from the coding sequence ATGTTCCGATCCCTCTACCAGCACGGTTTCGCCCGGGTCGCGGCCTGCGTCGGGCAGAGCCACATCGCCGAGCCTGCCGCCAACGTGGCCGAGGTGCTGGCGCTGGCACGCCGCTGCCACGACCAGGGCGTGGCGGTAGCGGTGTTCCCGGAACTCTGCCTCTCGGCCTATGCGATCGAGGACCTGCTCCTGCAGGAGACGCTCCTCGACGGTGTCGAGGCCGCGGTGGCGACGCTCGCGGAGGGCACGCGCGACCTTCTGCCTCTCCTGGTGGTCGGGGCGCCGCTGCGGCACGGGCACCGGGTCTACAACACGGCGGTGATGCTCCACCGCGGGCGCGTGCTCGGGGTCGTGCCGAAGAGCTACCTGCCGAACTACCGGGAATTCTACGAGAAGCGCCACTTCGCGCCGGGTGCCGGCATCACCGGCGAGACGATCCGGCTCGCCGGCGCCGCAATCCCGTTCGGGACCGACCTGCTGTTCGCGGCCGAGGATCTCCCGGGGCTCGTGATCGGGGTCGATGTCTGCGAGGACATGTGGATCCCCGTCCCGCCGGGCGCCCTCGCGGCGCTCGCCGGCGCCACGGTGCTGGTCAACCTGTCGGGGAGCCCGATCACCATCGGGCGGGCGGAGAGCCGCAAGCTGCTGTGCCAGTCGAGCTCGGTCCGCTGCCTCTCGGCCTACATCTACGCGGCGGCGGGGCCGGGCGAATCGACCACCGACCTCGCCTGGGACGGCCAGACGGCGATCTACGAGGATGGAACCCTTCTGGCGGAGAGCGAGCGGTTCCCGGACGGGCCGCAGGTCACGGTGGCGGATATCGATCTCGACCGCCTGCGCCAGGAGCGCGCCCAGATGGGCAGCTTCGACGACAATGCCCGCGCGGTGCTGGGCGAGCGTCCCTGGCGGCGCATCGCCTTCACTGTCGCGCCGCCGAGGCACGATCTCGGCCTCGCCCGCACGGTCGAGCGCTTCCCCTTCGTGCCGGCCGACCCCGCGCGCCTCGCGCAGGATTGCTACGAGGGCTACAACATCCAGGTGGCGGGCCTCGCTCAGCGGCTGCGGGCGATCCGGACCAGCAAGGTCGTGATCGGCATCTCGGGCGGGCTCGATTCGACGCATGCCCTCATCGTGGCCGCCAAGGCCTTCGACCGGCTGGGGCTGCCGCGCACCAACATCCTCACCTACACGATGCCGGGCTTCGCGACCTCCGCCGAGACGAAGGGCAATGCCCACCGGCTGATGGCATCGCTCGGCACCACCGCGACGGAGCTCGACATCCGCCCCGCCGCCCGCCAGATGCTGACCGACATGGGCCACCCGTTCGGGCGCGGGGAGCCCGTCTACGACGTGACCTTCGAGAACGTGCAGGCGGGCCTGCGCACCGATTTCCTGTTCCGCCTCGCCAACCAGAACGACGCCATCGTGGTCGGCACCGGCGACCTCTCGGAGCTGGCGCTCGGCTGGTGCACCTACGGCGTCGGCGATCAGATGTCCCACTACGCGGTCAATGCCGGGGTGCCAAAGACGCTGATCCAGCATCTGATCCGCTGGGTCGTCTCCTCCGGCCAGTTCGACGCGGCGGTGAACCGCACCCTGGAGGCGATCCTCGCCACCGAGATCTCGCCGGAACTCGTGCCGGTGGAGGAGGGCGGGCAGATCCAGAGCACCGAGGCTAGAATCGGCCCCTACGCCCTGCAGGATTTCAACCTCTTCTACACGCTGCGCTTCGGCTACCGGCCCTCGAAGATCGCCTTCCTGGCCTGCCACGCCTGGGAGGATGCGTCGCGCGGCCCCTGGCCGCCGGGTTTCCCCGACGAGCGCCGGGGCGCCTACGCGCTGCCTGAGATCCGCGCCTGGCTGAAGGTTTTTCTCCGGCGCTTCTTCGGCTTCAGCCAGTTCAAGCGCTCGGCCCTGCCGAACGGCCCGAAGGTCGCGGCCGGCGGCGCGCTCTCCCCCCGGGGCGACTGGCGGGCGCCCTCCGACGGCAATGCGGCGGCGTGGCTGGCGGAACTGGAGCGGAACGTGCCGGAGGCGTGA
- the rimM gene encoding ribosome maturation factor RimM (Essential for efficient processing of 16S rRNA) — MARRSPRSAPPGSSGVQRDPAGAPRPAGASAAAPDLAGDPAFVLLGEFGRAHGLQGEVRLKSYTADPMAIGSYGPLTGANGRAIALTALRPASGAPDMLIARVSGVSGRDAAEALNRLALYVRRECLGAPEDEDEFFSADLIGLAVVDAAGTRLGTIRAVPNYGGGDLLEIEPTGGGAAALLPFTRAFVPKVDIAAREVTIDPPDDLFAPAKPSPEDEV, encoded by the coding sequence ATGGCGCGCCGGTCGCCCCGCTCCGCTCCGCCGGGATCCTCCGGCGTGCAGCGGGACCCGGCCGGCGCGCCGCGCCCCGCGGGCGCGTCCGCGGCGGCTCCCGACCTCGCCGGGGATCCGGCCTTCGTGCTGCTCGGCGAGTTCGGCCGCGCCCACGGCCTCCAGGGCGAGGTGCGGCTCAAATCCTACACGGCCGATCCGATGGCGATCGGCTCTTACGGCCCGCTCACGGGGGCGAACGGGCGCGCCATCGCGCTGACGGCGCTGCGCCCGGCCTCCGGCGCGCCCGATATGCTGATCGCGCGCGTCTCCGGGGTCTCGGGCCGCGACGCGGCCGAGGCCCTCAACCGCCTCGCCCTTTATGTCCGCCGCGAGTGCCTCGGCGCGCCGGAGGACGAGGACGAGTTCTTCTCCGCCGACCTCATCGGCCTTGCCGTCGTCGATGCGGCGGGCACGCGGCTCGGCACGATCCGGGCCGTGCCGAATTACGGCGGCGGCGATCTCCTGGAGATCGAGCCTACCGGCGGCGGCGCCGCGGCGCTGCTCCCCTTCACCCGTGCCTTCGTGCCGAAGGTGGACATCGCCGCGCGCGAGGTGACGATCGATCCGCCCGATGACCTTTTCGCCCCGGCCAAACCATCGCCGGAGGACGAAGTTTGA
- the rpsP gene encoding 30S ribosomal protein S16, with protein sequence MSLKIRLTRGGAKKRPYYRIVVADSRSPRDGRFIDKVGVYDPMKPKDDPARVSLEAEKIQAWLAKGAQPTDRVLRFLDAAGLAKRPARNNPKKAEPGAKAKERAAARAEKAGAGEDAAA encoded by the coding sequence ATGTCCCTCAAGATCCGCCTGACCCGCGGCGGCGCCAAGAAGCGCCCCTATTACCGCATCGTCGTCGCCGATTCGCGCTCCCCGCGCGACGGCCGCTTCATCGACAAGGTCGGCGTCTACGACCCGATGAAGCCGAAGGACGATCCGGCCCGCGTCTCGCTCGAAGCCGAGAAGATCCAGGCGTGGCTCGCCAAGGGCGCGCAGCCGACCGACCGCGTCCTGCGCTTCCTCGACGCCGCCGGCCTCGCCAAGCGCCCGGCCCGCAACAACCCGAAGAAGGCCGAGCCCGGCGCCAAGGCCAAGGAGCGTGCCGCCGCCCGCGCCGAGAAGGCCGGCGCCGGCGAGGACGCCGCGGCGTAA